The Umboniibacter marinipuniceus genomic sequence ACAGCGGGTCACCGTCATTTAACCAGGTAATCCAACGTGCATGCGGAAGACGACCGGCAATGTCTACGTCGGACCAAGCTTCCCAAAGCGCTAAATTCTCCTCACCCCGAGATACCGCTGCACCCACACCGGCTATGGCGGCCTCTAGTTGCCCACGCTCATCACCCACGGCTAATTCAATACCGTCTTGCAGTGCGTCCCGGAAACGCCCCAACCAACTATTGAGGCGCTTGTAGGTATCCCGGTTACGCTCAGCTTCATTGCGTAGCTGTGTTGGAACCTGGCCCTGAGGGAAGCGATATCTTGGCAGATCATGACGCTCATTAATGGGTATTTCGATCAGCGCGTTCATTACTGGTTCGAATTCCTGTTGAACGCGAATAGTATCGGCCACCGCACGTGGCAACTCGCCAACGGCAGCAAGCCCCAGCGATAATTTCTGAGCAAGGTCTAAGACAGGCGGTAATTGTTTCTCTAGGCTGGCCAGCCATTTGATTGAAGCATTCAGCCGACAGGTAGCCGCGAAATGATCCAACGCCTTATCAGGTAAATGATGTCCCTCATCAAATACATAGATGCTATCTTCTGGGCGTGAAAGGATGGCCCCACCCCCCAAACGAAGATCCGCAAGAACTAAATCATGATTGGCAACAATCACATCGGCAGACTCAAGACTTTCTCTGGCCTGATAAAACGGGCACGAATTAAACTGTTCACAGCGACGTCCGGTGCAGCGATTGTGATCCGTGGTCACACGGCGCCAGTTTTGATCTTCAATGGTGTCCGGCCAGGAATCCCTATCCCCTTCCCAACGCCTCGCATCAAAGGAGGCTTTTAGCTCCTCAAATAGTTCGCGCTGATCTTTGGTTGGCAAGCCGTCTGCTTCGTCAGGATATAAGCCCAATGAACCCTGAGAGGGGTCCGCATTAGAAAGTTGTTGTTGAAGCTGAACGGGACACAGGTAACGCCCTCGTCCCTTCGCTAATTCAAAGGAAAACGACAGCCCACTATGACGCAGTACCGCAGGCAAATCCTTATGCAGAATTTGCTCCTGAAGTGCAACCGTAGCGGTGGAAACAATGAGCTTCTTATCGTGACGTTTTGCCAAGGGGATGGTAGGAATTAAATAGGCGATGGTTTTACCCGTCCCCGTACCCGCCTCGATAACGGCCAAGCCACCAGAGACGCGCTCACCGGACTCATCGTCAATTTCAACGGCGCCCATCGCTCTAGCGATATGAGCAATCATTTCCTTCTGACCTTGACGCGGGCCGAGGTCATTCGCCTTGAGGTAGCGACTGTAGGCCTTCTGAATAGTCGACTTGTCAGAGTCATTCAACATTGTATAAACCTAGGCGAATAGAGAGGCTGCAGTTTACCATGTGAACCGCGCCTCCCAACTACCCCATCAGTGAATTTTTTAATTCTTAAGCCGCTGCCTGCGTCTCGTTCTTTGCCAGCTTAATATTTAACAGGCCATAGGCAATACCAATGAATGGGCAGATGATATTGAAGAGCGCCCAGGGAGCGTAGGTCCAAGTAGCAATCCCTAGCGTTGCAGCCATGTAGGCACCACACGTATTCCAGGGAATAAGTGGCGAGGTAATGGTGCCCGCATCCTCTAGGCTTCGGGAAAGATTTAATGCGTTAAGTCCCCGGCGCTCGAATTCTAAACGATACATTCTTCCAGGCAACACAATCGCCATGTACTGATCCGAGGTGACCACGTTAGCGGCAAAGGCCGTTACAATAGTGGTTGTGATCAACGAACCCGTTGAGTGCACCATACTTAGCGCCCCGCCCACGAGCTTCTCTAAAATACCAACTTTCTCAATGGCACCACCAAATGCCATGGCGCAAACAATTAACCAAACGGTGTTCAGCATACTGCTCATTCCACCTTTGGAAAGCAGCGAACCCAGCATCTCATTGTTTGAATCCGAGGTGTAACCGTCAAATAAAGTAGTCCATATGCCCTTCAAGTGCAGCGCCACTACGCCCAAATCTCCTACCTCTCCTGCTAGCTTTTCAACCGCCTGAGGTTGGAGCACTGCGGCCATAATGGCGCCAAACAGTGCACCCAGCAAAATAGTTGGGAATGCCGGTACTTTTTTATAGGCAAGAAACAAGAGGAACACCAGTGGTAGCAAGCTAATCAGCGAGATATTGAATTCAACCTGAATGGCGGATACTAAAGCGGTAATTTCTACCGGCGTTATTTGCGCATCATTACCAAAGCCTAAGAACGCGAAGAACACTAACGCCACAACATAGGCGGGAACGGTAGTCCACAACATATGGCGTATATGATCGAACAAATTAACCCCGGTAATTGCCGACGCCAAGTTAGTGGTTTCGGATAACGGCGACAGCTTGTCGCCAAAGTAGGCGCCCGAAATAATGGCTCCAGCAGTAATGGCGGGATCCAGCTGTAATGCTTCAGCAATACCAATCAAACCAATGCCCAATGTGCCTGCGGTGGTCCACGAGGAGCCAATGCTGACCGAGACCAAAGCGCAGATAAGACAGGCGGCAAAGTAGAAAATTGATGGATCGAGAATCTGAACACCGTAGTAAATCATTGCTGGCACGGTACCCGATAAGATCCAGGTGCCAATCAACGCGCCAACCGCAAGCAAAATCATGACCGAGCCGAAGGCCAGCGAAATCCCCTTAAGCATCCCCTCTTCGAAGCTCTCCCAGCTCATGCCGTTGTAGATACCAATGAGGCCAGTGATGGCAGCACACAATAGCAACGCAATTTGATTGGCGCCATAGGAGGAATCTGCGCCGTACAGATAAACGGACGCGGACAACATCAGTATTAACGAGATAACTGGAATGAGTGATTGCAAATATGAGGGTGATTTTACGGTAGACATAACGCTTATGACTCTGGCTATTATTATGCGTTACAGTTTGCCGCAAACTCATGCGAAGTGATAGTTCCCGCCAAAAAAAATCATTTCTTTGCCAAGTGACTAATCGGTCATTGTTGTTTGCACGAATCTAACTTAAAATCGACCTCCTATTAAACCGTGGTATTTGAAAGCATTTATGGCAAATTTCGACGACATTCGCCCCTTTAACGATGGCGAAGTACAACCTACTCTGCAAAAACTTATTCGTGATCCGGAGTTATTAGCAACCTTTAGCCAATACAAATTCAGCAATTGGCCGAAATTCCTGCGTCAATCACTCGGCAGCAAGCTCGTTTCAATTGGACTACGTCGCCACGTCAACAAACTTCAGACAGTCCGTGACTTTCAGGAAGATGTTGAGCAATACATGAATAAGATGATCAGGGAAACCATTACTGATCTGTCGGTGGAGGGCGTTGAGAATATCCCTAAGGGTGCTTGCCTGTTCATCTCCAACCATCGCGATATCGCTATGGATCCGGCGTTAATCAACTGGAGTATCTTCCAGCACGGCCGCGACACCGTCCGCATCGCCATTGGCGATAATCTCCTGTCGAAGCCATGGACTAGTGACGTGATGCGCCTTAACAAGAGCTTCATTGTGCAACGCTCTATCACTGCACCACGCAAACTGTTCGCTGCGTTTAAAAAGTTATCGGCCTATATCGGCCATTCTGTAACCGTGGATCAACATGACGTGTGGATTGCGCAGCGCGAGGGAAGAGCAAAGGATGGTGTGGATATCACTGAGCCGGCAATTATTAAAATGTTTGCAATGAGTAAGGCTAAGGATGAATCACTGGCGGCGTACCTTAATACACTCAATATCGTGCCCGTGAGTCTAAGCTACGAGTATGATCCGTGTGACGTTGCCAAAGCACGAGAACTAACGCTTAAAGCCACTACCGGTCACTACGAAAAGGGTGAACACGAAGATATTCAAACTATTGGGGCTGGTATTACTGGGTTCAAAGGACGAGTGAGTGTTGCTTTCGGTAAACCGCTCAACCAATTGAACGATGAAACCACCGCCGATGAA encodes the following:
- the dinG gene encoding ATP-dependent DNA helicase DinG, with amino-acid sequence MLNDSDKSTIQKAYSRYLKANDLGPRQGQKEMIAHIARAMGAVEIDDESGERVSGGLAVIEAGTGTGKTIAYLIPTIPLAKRHDKKLIVSTATVALQEQILHKDLPAVLRHSGLSFSFELAKGRGRYLCPVQLQQQLSNADPSQGSLGLYPDEADGLPTKDQRELFEELKASFDARRWEGDRDSWPDTIEDQNWRRVTTDHNRCTGRRCEQFNSCPFYQARESLESADVIVANHDLVLADLRLGGGAILSRPEDSIYVFDEGHHLPDKALDHFAATCRLNASIKWLASLEKQLPPVLDLAQKLSLGLAAVGELPRAVADTIRVQQEFEPVMNALIEIPINERHDLPRYRFPQGQVPTQLRNEAERNRDTYKRLNSWLGRFRDALQDGIELAVGDERGQLEAAIAGVGAAVSRGEENLALWEAWSDVDIAGRLPHARWITWLNDGDPLLSCSPILASGTLQNKLWNRCFGAVVTSATLSSLGHFDRFKMRAGTAAEDTYAIVQSPFDFANVAELWIPPIAVDPSQASAFDHLIETDLPALVNDDVATLVLFTARRHMEQYVEALTAEQLEETLYQGQFSRSRVLELHKARIDEGKRSCLLGLASFAEGLDLPGEYCERVVIVKLPFSVPDAPVEAQLSEWIESEGGNSFMQVSVPDASLKLVQACGRLIRTERDTGQVVLLDKRVVTKRYGHQLLNSLPPYRRRIEV
- the nhaC gene encoding Na+/H+ antiporter NhaC produces the protein MSTVKSPSYLQSLIPVISLILMLSASVYLYGADSSYGANQIALLLCAAITGLIGIYNGMSWESFEEGMLKGISLAFGSVMILLAVGALIGTWILSGTVPAMIYYGVQILDPSIFYFAACLICALVSVSIGSSWTTAGTLGIGLIGIAEALQLDPAITAGAIISGAYFGDKLSPLSETTNLASAITGVNLFDHIRHMLWTTVPAYVVALVFFAFLGFGNDAQITPVEITALVSAIQVEFNISLISLLPLVFLLFLAYKKVPAFPTILLGALFGAIMAAVLQPQAVEKLAGEVGDLGVVALHLKGIWTTLFDGYTSDSNNEMLGSLLSKGGMSSMLNTVWLIVCAMAFGGAIEKVGILEKLVGGALSMVHSTGSLITTTIVTAFAANVVTSDQYMAIVLPGRMYRLEFERRGLNALNLSRSLEDAGTITSPLIPWNTCGAYMAATLGIATWTYAPWALFNIICPFIGIAYGLLNIKLAKNETQAAA
- a CDS encoding 1-acyl-sn-glycerol-3-phosphate acyltransferase gives rise to the protein MANFDDIRPFNDGEVQPTLQKLIRDPELLATFSQYKFSNWPKFLRQSLGSKLVSIGLRRHVNKLQTVRDFQEDVEQYMNKMIRETITDLSVEGVENIPKGACLFISNHRDIAMDPALINWSIFQHGRDTVRIAIGDNLLSKPWTSDVMRLNKSFIVQRSITAPRKLFAAFKKLSAYIGHSVTVDQHDVWIAQREGRAKDGVDITEPAIIKMFAMSKAKDESLAAYLNTLNIVPVSLSYEYDPCDVAKARELTLKATTGHYEKGEHEDIQTIGAGITGFKGRVSVAFGKPLNQLNDETTADELAAMIDESILAQYEIRPANILALQKLDPEREIDATAFNVSAQDIAQQQAVFEQRLADCDEAYHAQLLSAYAAPLKRKLALATKKES